A region of the Pseudarthrobacter phenanthrenivorans Sphe3 genome:
ATCTCCGATACATCGGCACGTTCGCCGCAAAAGTAGCCGTCGCGACGCTGCTGGAATCGCTTCACGGCGACCACACCCAGCAGGTTCCCGGCGAACACGCCATCATCGGTCTCCAACCAGCAGGTGACCTGGCAGCTCCCTTCAACCTCAGCCAAGCCGGCGATGTTCGGTGGTCGTCCATCCCCAGACCCCGCACATCGTGCCCCACCTGTTCGCCAGGATGACAGGTCGAGGAGAGGTGCCCCCGGTGACGATCACCGACGTCGCGCTCAGCTCGATTGCGCGCGAAGCTTCGCGATCCACCGATGGACTCGAAACGGGCGGAATCCTGCTCGGAGTCGACGGCCGCGATGGGATTGATATCAGGCACGCTGGCGGACCTGGGCCCAACGCCACCCACGGCGAACGCAGCTTTATGCGAGACCTCGACCATGCTCGGCATCTTGCGGACTCCGCCTGGCTGGAGGACAGTAGCCAGTGGATAGGCGAATGGCATACCCACCCAACCGGAGGACTCTCCCCGAGCGAGATCGATCTCCACTCGTACATGCGTCATCTGAACGATCCCGAATTGGGATTCGACCACTTCATCGCAATCATCGCCGGGTTCGATTCATCGGCACGAGTGGTCGTTGCAACCTGGCTGATAGAACGGGACCGAATCTGGCCAGTGATACCCACGAGGCTGCCTATCGCGCCTGCTGGAAACAGCGCAGACGCCAATGACGCGGTGAGGCACGCCGCCTTCATCGCTGAAGAACACAAGGAGATGCCATGACATCCGGTTCCGCCACTCCTGACCCCGTAGACCCTGTCTTCATCTCGTACCGCCAGAACGATGGCACGGATGTTGCTGCGGAGCTCGCCTGGCTCTTCCGCGCCGCCGGCATCCCTGTCTGGCGGGACCGAGACGATCTGCCCCCAGGCGACACCGAGGCGCGACTCAAGCAAGCGATAGCGGTCGGCATCTCCGGCGGCGTTCTCGTGACGACACCAGACGTGGTGAACAGCAGAGTCGTGAAGACGCTGGAAGCACCCCAACTCCTCGACCTACATGCCGACCACGAAGTGTTTGCACTCGGCATCACCAACTCGGTGAAGACAGAAGACGGCGGAACAGATTACAACGCTCCCGACCGTCTTCTGGAACTTCGTCCCGGCACCTTGAGCGGTGTAGATCAGCAGCCCGCTGAACGCAACGGTCTGCTCGCATTGATCCGTGGTTTCGTCTGGCACCGAATCGCGTCTCTTCGCGAGCGAATCGAGGTAACCGACCAAACGTTCCATCTGAGCCTCCAGACTCGAAACACGCCACAGGTCTATGACCGGACCGGCGACG
Encoded here:
- a CDS encoding Mov34/MPN/PAD-1 family protein, with product MTITDVALSSIAREASRSTDGLETGGILLGVDGRDGIDIRHAGGPGPNATHGERSFMRDLDHARHLADSAWLEDSSQWIGEWHTHPTGGLSPSEIDLHSYMRHLNDPELGFDHFIAIIAGFDSSARVVVATWLIERDRIWPVIPTRLPIAPAGNSADANDAVRHAAFIAEEHKEMP